One window of the Acaryochloris sp. CCMEE 5410 genome contains the following:
- a CDS encoding bifunctional 2-polyprenyl-6-hydroxyphenol methylase/3-demethylubiquinol 3-O-methyltransferase UbiG — protein MSRHRAQQLASEFLARSDAKGWFEALYAEAGDVYSAVPWADLAPNPNLVEWSISQELKGAGKTALVIGCGYGDDAEFLAELGFEVVAFDVSPTAIAQCNQRFPNSPVSYQVADLLNPSATWSPGFDFVLEAYTLQVLPPALRAAAISNISRLIAPLGQLLVIARGREETDPPGRMPYPLTRKELASFEALGLSNQSFEDYLDNESPPVRRFRALYTAVSTA, from the coding sequence ATGTCTCGTCACCGTGCCCAACAATTAGCGTCAGAGTTTCTGGCCCGTTCAGATGCCAAAGGATGGTTTGAGGCCCTCTATGCAGAAGCTGGAGATGTTTATTCTGCAGTGCCTTGGGCTGATTTAGCTCCCAATCCTAACTTAGTCGAGTGGAGCATTTCCCAGGAATTAAAGGGGGCAGGTAAAACGGCCCTGGTCATCGGTTGTGGTTATGGGGATGATGCTGAGTTTTTGGCCGAGCTAGGGTTTGAGGTTGTGGCCTTTGATGTTTCACCGACTGCGATCGCACAGTGCAACCAACGCTTCCCTAATTCACCCGTGTCCTACCAGGTTGCAGACTTGCTCAATCCTTCAGCTACTTGGTCTCCAGGGTTTGACTTTGTTCTGGAAGCCTACACTTTGCAAGTTCTTCCCCCGGCGTTGCGCGCTGCTGCCATCTCAAACATCAGCCGCTTGATAGCGCCCCTAGGGCAGCTATTAGTGATTGCCAGGGGGCGTGAAGAAACAGATCCCCCTGGTAGAATGCCTTATCCCCTGACTCGAAAGGAATTAGCCTCATTTGAAGCGTTGGGTTTGAGTAACCAATCCTTTGAGGATTACCTCGATAATGAGAGTCCTCCTGTCCGCAGATTTCGGGCCTTATATACAGCTGTGAGTACAGCCTAA
- a CDS encoding NAD(P)H-binding protein, whose protein sequence is MTDASTSETRRILVLGGTGTIGRATVAALVKRGYEVVCIARPKAGVGGQLTQEKTAQLLQGTEVCFGDVKDPKFLAEQVFQDQPFYGVVSCLASRTGEPDDTWAIDYQAHMDVLSLAKESGVKQMVLLSAICVQKPRLAFQHAKLAFEKALRESGLIYSIVRPTAYFKSLAGQVAKIQNGKPFYLFGDGKLTACKPISDPDLAAYIVDCLEDASLQNKILPIGGPGPALTPLEQGEYLFKLLDCPPRFKSVPPGFLSAIATLLGGIAKIVPSLAAKAELARIGHYYATESMLVFDAETGRYDADATPETGKDTLFEYYQRLVDGSEEAERGDFAVF, encoded by the coding sequence ATGACTGACGCCAGCACTTCGGAGACACGTCGCATTTTGGTATTGGGCGGCACCGGTACGATTGGGCGAGCTACCGTCGCCGCATTGGTAAAGCGCGGTTACGAAGTTGTTTGTATTGCTCGGCCAAAGGCAGGGGTTGGGGGGCAGCTCACCCAAGAAAAAACGGCCCAACTTTTGCAAGGTACTGAAGTATGTTTCGGTGATGTCAAAGATCCAAAATTCCTGGCTGAGCAAGTGTTCCAGGATCAACCATTTTATGGAGTGGTATCCTGCTTGGCCTCCCGGACGGGAGAGCCAGATGATACCTGGGCCATTGACTATCAAGCCCATATGGACGTTCTCTCCTTGGCAAAAGAATCTGGGGTAAAGCAGATGGTGTTGTTGTCCGCTATCTGCGTGCAAAAGCCCCGCCTTGCGTTTCAGCATGCCAAACTTGCCTTCGAAAAAGCCCTGAGAGAATCCGGGCTAATCTATTCCATTGTCCGACCCACCGCCTACTTTAAATCCCTAGCGGGGCAGGTGGCTAAGATTCAGAACGGGAAGCCATTTTATCTGTTTGGCGATGGCAAATTGACCGCTTGCAAACCGATCAGCGATCCAGATCTGGCAGCCTACATCGTGGATTGTCTTGAAGATGCTTCACTGCAGAACAAAATTTTGCCTATCGGTGGGCCTGGACCCGCCCTTACGCCTTTGGAACAGGGAGAATACCTGTTTAAATTGCTGGATTGCCCACCCCGGTTCAAAAGCGTACCGCCTGGATTCTTGAGTGCGATCGCAACATTATTAGGCGGGATTGCCAAGATTGTGCCGAGTTTGGCAGCCAAAGCAGAGCTAGCGCGAATAGGCCATTACTATGCCACAGAATCAATGCTAGTATTCGATGCCGAAACTGGGCGTTATGATGCGGACGCCACACCTGAAACCGGTAAAGATACTTTATTCGAGTATTATCAGCGCCTCGTTGACGGTAGCGAAGAAGCAGAGCGGGGCGACTTTGCCGTCTTCTAA